Proteins encoded in a region of the Brevundimonas vesicularis genome:
- a CDS encoding acyltransferase family protein yields the protein MSGPLPAAHRRFEALDSLRGVCAILVVMFHMPVASHWRDWDFIQHSYLFVDYFFVLSGFVIAHAYAKRLKSGRDAGRFMVRRFGRIWPLHLLMLAAFIGLEMARLVFHFDSAPPFTRDRSIEAIFTNLALIQAWHVHPYLTWNGPSWTLSAEWACYLIFAGLVLIAPKRFRWIGLVLAIIGGVLVLSYARRWMNTTYDFAVPRAVYGFFLGCLMQGLWTHIPRLKGGAATLLEVAAIVSACVFIGYAQGPITVAVTLIFVALIWVFAGEEGALSRVLDHPALVTLGRWSFAIYMVHMFILTVMMIVARKLDRVPVRRIDFGSVWLNDLFAVAMFGFIVAVAVAAHRLVEQPAQRMIDRWTKPKAA from the coding sequence GTGTCCGGACCCCTTCCTGCCGCCCATCGCCGTTTCGAGGCCTTGGATTCCCTGCGCGGTGTGTGCGCCATCCTTGTCGTGATGTTCCACATGCCGGTCGCAAGTCACTGGCGCGACTGGGATTTCATTCAGCATTCCTATCTGTTCGTCGACTATTTCTTCGTTCTGTCGGGCTTCGTCATCGCTCATGCCTATGCGAAACGACTGAAGTCGGGACGCGACGCCGGGCGATTCATGGTGCGGCGCTTCGGGCGGATTTGGCCGCTGCATCTGCTGATGCTGGCGGCCTTCATCGGGCTGGAGATGGCGCGGCTGGTCTTTCATTTCGATAGCGCGCCGCCGTTCACGCGGGATCGGTCGATCGAGGCGATCTTCACTAATCTGGCGCTGATCCAGGCCTGGCATGTGCATCCCTATCTGACCTGGAACGGGCCGTCGTGGACGCTCAGCGCCGAATGGGCCTGCTATCTGATCTTCGCAGGGCTGGTGCTGATTGCGCCCAAGCGGTTCCGCTGGATCGGCCTGGTGCTGGCGATCATCGGCGGCGTGCTGGTGCTCAGCTACGCCCGGCGCTGGATGAACACGACCTATGACTTCGCCGTGCCGCGCGCGGTCTATGGCTTCTTCCTGGGCTGCCTGATGCAGGGGCTGTGGACGCACATTCCGCGGCTCAAGGGCGGCGCCGCGACGCTGTTGGAGGTCGCGGCCATCGTCTCGGCCTGCGTCTTCATCGGCTATGCGCAGGGCCCGATCACCGTCGCGGTCACCTTGATCTTCGTGGCGCTGATCTGGGTCTTCGCCGGCGAGGAGGGGGCGCTGTCACGCGTGCTGGACCACCCGGCTCTGGTCACCCTGGGGCGCTGGTCGTTCGCCATCTACATGGTCCATATGTTCATCCTGACCGTGATGATGATCGTGGCCAGGAAGCTGGACCGGGTCCCCGTTCGTCGCATCGACTTCGGCTCTGTCTGGCTGAACGACCTGTTCGCCGTCGCCATGTTCGGCTTCATTGTCGCGGTCGCCGTGGCGGCTCACCGACTGGTCGAGCAACCGGCCCAGCGCATGATCGACCGCTGGACCAAGCCCAAGGCGGCCTGA
- the ychF gene encoding redox-regulated ATPase YchF, with translation MALKVAIVGLPNVGKSTLFNALTKTAAAQAANYPFCTIEPNTGDVAVPEARLNALAEIAGSKEIIPARITFVDVAGLVRGASKGEGLGNQFLANIRDCDAVAFVARCFVDDDITHVEDRIDPIADLEIIETELMLADMESLERRRPQLEKRAKGGDKESVLTLKLVDLALAQLNAGKPARTAEVSKEDIKAWHMLQLLTALPALYVSNVEEGSADKGNDLSDKVAARAAQDNANSVVISAQIESEIAVLDDEEQKEFLETLGLEEPGLNRLIREAYKLLGLQTYFTVGPKEARAWTINVGDTAPQAAGVIHTDFEKGFIRAETIAFDDFVALRGEAKAREAGKLRAEGKSYVVKDGDVMNFLFN, from the coding sequence ATGGCTCTTAAAGTCGCGATCGTCGGCCTGCCCAACGTCGGCAAGTCCACCCTGTTCAACGCCCTGACCAAGACGGCGGCGGCCCAGGCGGCCAACTATCCGTTCTGCACCATCGAGCCGAACACCGGCGATGTGGCCGTGCCCGAGGCGCGTCTGAACGCCCTGGCCGAGATCGCTGGATCGAAAGAGATCATCCCGGCCCGCATCACCTTCGTCGACGTCGCCGGTCTGGTGCGTGGCGCGTCCAAGGGCGAAGGCCTGGGCAACCAGTTCCTGGCCAACATCCGCGACTGCGACGCCGTGGCCTTCGTCGCCCGCTGCTTCGTGGATGACGACATCACCCACGTCGAGGACCGCATCGATCCGATCGCCGACCTGGAGATCATCGAGACCGAACTGATGCTGGCCGACATGGAAAGCCTGGAGCGCCGCCGCCCGCAGCTGGAGAAGCGCGCCAAGGGCGGCGACAAGGAATCCGTCCTGACGCTGAAGCTGGTCGATCTGGCCCTGGCCCAGCTGAACGCCGGCAAGCCCGCTCGCACCGCCGAGGTGTCCAAGGAGGACATCAAGGCCTGGCACATGCTGCAACTGCTGACGGCGCTTCCCGCCCTCTATGTCTCGAACGTCGAGGAAGGCTCGGCCGACAAGGGCAACGACCTGTCCGACAAGGTCGCGGCCCGCGCCGCCCAGGACAACGCCAACTCGGTCGTCATCTCGGCCCAGATCGAGTCCGAGATCGCCGTGCTGGACGACGAGGAGCAGAAGGAGTTCCTGGAGACCCTGGGTCTGGAAGAACCCGGCCTGAACCGTCTGATCCGCGAGGCCTACAAGCTGCTGGGCCTGCAGACCTATTTCACGGTCGGGCCCAAGGAAGCCCGCGCCTGGACCATCAATGTCGGCGACACCGCGCCCCAGGCGGCCGGCGTGATCCACACCGACTTCGAAAAGGGCTTCATTCGCGCCGAGACCATCGCTTTCGACGACTTTGTCGCTCTGCGTGGGGAAGCCAAGGCGCGCGAGGCCGGCAAGCTGCGCGCTGAAGGCAAGTCTTATGTCGTCAAGGACGGCGACGTGATGAACTTCCTGTTCAACTAG
- a CDS encoding DUF1801 domain-containing protein, translating into MASTPKTGPTDASVDDFLSAIDDPRRRSDAHAVAALMSEITGEPAVLWGSSIIGFGNDGGPKGGWPLISFSPRKANLVLYVAGDFPERAELIARLGKVKTGVGCLYVSRLEDVDQAVLRDLCGRAVRAVKTSSD; encoded by the coding sequence ATGGCCAGCACGCCCAAGACCGGCCCCACAGACGCCTCTGTCGATGACTTCTTGTCTGCGATCGACGATCCACGCCGACGGTCTGACGCTCATGCCGTCGCCGCGCTTATGTCGGAGATTACCGGTGAACCGGCCGTGCTCTGGGGATCGTCCATCATCGGGTTCGGCAACGACGGCGGCCCCAAGGGCGGCTGGCCGCTGATCAGCTTCTCGCCGCGAAAAGCCAATCTGGTGCTTTATGTCGCTGGGGATTTCCCTGAACGTGCCGAGCTTATCGCCCGCCTAGGCAAGGTGAAGACCGGCGTGGGCTGCCTCTATGTTTCGCGTCTGGAAGATGTCGATCAGGCGGTTCTGCGGGACCTTTGCGGTCGCGCTGTTCGCGCGGTCAAAACCAGCTCGGACTGA
- a CDS encoding Re/Si-specific NAD(P)(+) transhydrogenase subunit alpha, producing the protein MAVAIAVTRERREGETRCAVTPETVKKLIALGATVTVEAGTGLGSSIPDADYASAGAVVKPDTRAVLDGADIVLKVRGPTAQETSALKPGAIVIAMLDAYRDKATVDALAGANATAFAMEFVPRITRAQVMDVLSSQANLAGYRAVIEAAYAYGKGFPMMMTAAGTVAAAKVFIMGVGVAGLQAIATARRLGAVVTATDVRPATKEQVESLGAKFLAVEDEEFKNAQTAGGYAKPMSAEYQAKQAELTATHVLKQDIVITTALIPGRAAPVLLTAAHVASMKPGSVIIDLAVEAGGNVEGSKLNEVVTTANGVTIVGWSNLPGRIAADASALYARNLTAFVGLLIKDGGLAVDLKDEILKAAVVTNAGAVVHEGLKGTH; encoded by the coding sequence TTGGCCGTCGCTATCGCCGTCACGAGAGAACGCCGCGAAGGCGAGACGCGCTGCGCCGTCACGCCTGAGACCGTGAAGAAGCTGATCGCCCTGGGCGCGACCGTCACGGTCGAGGCCGGGACCGGCCTTGGCTCCTCTATTCCTGACGCCGACTACGCCTCCGCCGGCGCGGTGGTGAAGCCGGACACCCGCGCCGTGCTGGACGGCGCCGACATCGTGCTGAAGGTGCGCGGCCCCACGGCCCAGGAAACTAGCGCGCTGAAGCCCGGCGCCATCGTTATCGCCATGCTGGACGCCTATCGTGACAAGGCGACCGTCGACGCCCTGGCCGGGGCCAACGCCACCGCCTTCGCCATGGAGTTCGTGCCCCGCATAACCCGCGCCCAGGTCATGGACGTCTTGTCGTCCCAGGCGAATCTGGCGGGATACCGCGCGGTGATCGAGGCGGCTTACGCCTATGGCAAGGGCTTCCCAATGATGATGACGGCGGCCGGCACGGTCGCCGCCGCAAAGGTCTTCATCATGGGGGTGGGCGTCGCGGGCTTGCAAGCCATCGCCACCGCTCGTCGTCTGGGCGCGGTCGTCACCGCCACCGACGTCCGCCCCGCGACTAAGGAACAGGTCGAAAGCCTGGGCGCCAAATTCCTGGCCGTCGAGGACGAGGAATTCAAGAACGCCCAGACGGCCGGCGGCTACGCCAAACCCATGTCGGCCGAATATCAGGCCAAACAGGCCGAACTGACCGCGACCCATGTGCTCAAGCAGGACATCGTTATCACCACGGCTCTGATCCCCGGCCGCGCCGCGCCTGTGCTGCTGACCGCCGCCCATGTCGCCTCGATGAAGCCCGGCTCGGTCATCATCGATCTGGCGGTCGAGGCAGGCGGCAATGTCGAGGGCTCCAAGCTGAACGAGGTCGTGACCACCGCGAACGGCGTCACCATCGTCGGCTGGTCGAACCTGCCCGGCCGCATCGCCGCAGACGCCAGCGCCCTCTACGCTCGCAACCTCACCGCCTTCGTCGGCCTGTTGATCAAGGACGGCGGTCTGGCGGTCGATCTCAAAGACGAAATCCTGAAGGCGGCGGTAGTCACCAATGCCGGCGCCGTGGTGCATGAAGGTCTGAAGGGAACACACTGA
- a CDS encoding copper chaperone PCu(A)C — MKIKLALAAAALSLAACNPSEPAKAPAAETPTATAAVTAIDAWCRPSPNGAKAGGCYVTLTAATDDRLTGGSTPRAASLQVHEMKTENGMMKMAELTAGLPLPAGQAVALAPGGNHLMLIGLTAPLIAGETVPLTFQFASAPPITVQAQVRQPAMDGMDHGAH; from the coding sequence ATGAAGATCAAACTCGCCCTTGCCGCCGCCGCCCTGTCGCTGGCGGCCTGCAATCCGTCCGAGCCGGCCAAGGCGCCCGCCGCTGAGACGCCGACCGCGACCGCCGCCGTGACCGCGATCGACGCCTGGTGCCGCCCGTCGCCGAACGGGGCCAAGGCCGGCGGCTGCTATGTCACACTGACCGCTGCGACCGACGACCGACTGACGGGCGGATCGACGCCACGCGCCGCATCGCTTCAGGTCCACGAGATGAAGACCGAGAACGGCATGATGAAGATGGCCGAGTTGACGGCGGGCCTGCCCCTGCCCGCCGGTCAGGCCGTGGCCCTGGCGCCGGGCGGCAACCACCTGATGCTCATCGGCCTGACCGCGCCTCTGATCGCCGGCGAGACCGTGCCGCTGACCTTCCAGTTCGCCTCGGCGCCGCCGATCACGGTTCAGGCGCAGGTTCGCCAACCGGCCATGGACGGCATGGATCACGGCGCCCACTGA
- a CDS encoding NAD(P)(+) transhydrogenase (Re/Si-specific) subunit beta, which yields MNASLAALAYLVSGVLFILSLRGLSSPETSRQGNTFGMVGMALAIGVTLLTLGTTGALDTVTLALIAGGVIVGGGAGALIAKRVAMTDMPQLVAAFHSLVGMAACLVAIGAIYAPEAFGILSDDGNGIKTLSIIELSLGVAIGAITFTGSVIAFAKLNGNMSGAPIILPARHLINVGLALGLVFLIGILIGTNGAATWAFWGVFVIALILGATLIIPIGGADMPVVVSMLNSYSGWAAAALGFTLENIALIITGALVGSSGAILSYIMCKGMNRSFVSVILGGFGGGDAAAGPAGAKETRPVKQGSAEDAAFIMKNASKVIIVPGYGMAVAQAQHALREMADKLKEEGVEVKYAIHPVAGRMPGHMNVLLAEANVPYDEVFELEDINAEFATADVAFVIGANDVTNPAAKTDPTSAIYGMPILDVEKAGTVLFIKRGMGSGYAGVENELFFRDNTMMLFADAKKMVEGIVKGL from the coding sequence ATGAACGCATCTTTGGCCGCACTGGCCTATCTGGTTTCAGGCGTCCTGTTCATCCTTTCGCTGCGGGGGCTGTCCAGCCCGGAGACCAGCCGCCAAGGCAACACCTTCGGCATGGTCGGCATGGCGCTGGCCATCGGCGTGACCCTGCTGACCCTGGGCACGACGGGGGCGCTGGATACCGTGACCCTGGCCCTGATCGCGGGCGGCGTCATCGTCGGCGGCGGGGCAGGCGCCCTGATCGCCAAGCGCGTGGCCATGACCGACATGCCGCAGCTGGTCGCGGCCTTCCACAGTCTGGTCGGCATGGCCGCCTGCCTCGTCGCCATCGGCGCGATCTATGCGCCCGAGGCCTTTGGAATCCTGTCCGACGACGGAAACGGCATCAAGACGCTGTCGATCATCGAACTCAGCCTCGGCGTCGCCATAGGGGCCATCACCTTCACCGGCTCAGTCATCGCCTTCGCCAAGCTGAACGGAAACATGAGCGGCGCGCCGATCATCCTGCCGGCGCGGCATCTGATCAATGTCGGCCTGGCGCTGGGTCTGGTCTTCCTGATCGGCATCCTGATCGGCACGAACGGCGCGGCGACCTGGGCCTTCTGGGGCGTCTTCGTGATCGCCCTGATTCTGGGCGCAACCCTGATCATTCCCATCGGCGGCGCCGACATGCCGGTCGTGGTGTCGATGCTGAACTCCTATTCCGGCTGGGCGGCGGCGGCGCTGGGCTTCACGCTGGAGAACATCGCCCTGATCATCACCGGCGCCCTGGTCGGATCGTCGGGCGCGATCCTCAGCTACATCATGTGCAAGGGCATGAACCGCAGCTTCGTCTCGGTGATCCTGGGCGGCTTCGGCGGCGGGGATGCGGCGGCCGGTCCCGCCGGCGCCAAGGAGACGCGGCCGGTCAAACAGGGCTCGGCCGAGGACGCCGCCTTCATCATGAAGAATGCGTCCAAGGTCATCATCGTGCCCGGCTACGGGATGGCGGTGGCCCAGGCCCAGCATGCGCTGCGCGAAATGGCCGACAAGCTAAAGGAGGAGGGGGTCGAGGTGAAATACGCCATCCACCCCGTCGCCGGTCGGATGCCGGGCCATATGAACGTCCTGCTGGCCGAGGCCAACGTTCCCTATGACGAGGTGTTCGAACTGGAGGACATCAACGCCGAGTTCGCCACCGCCGACGTCGCCTTCGTCATCGGCGCCAACGACGTGACCAACCCGGCGGCCAAGACCGACCCGACCAGCGCCATCTACGGCATGCCGATCCTGGACGTGGAAAAGGCCGGCACCGTCCTGTTCATCAAGCGCGGCATGGGCTCGGGCTATGCCGGGGTCGAGAACGAACTCTTCTTCCGCGACAACACCATGATGCTGTTCGCCGACGCCAAGAAGATGGTCGAAGGGATCGTGAAGGGGCTTTGA
- a CDS encoding aa3-type cytochrome c oxidase subunit IV, with amino-acid sequence MADLHDTANAPADADAQAYLHGHMEVREQVSTYRLFLNLAKWGSLAIAVLLLFLTLWFHPGGSFMAAVIGAVVLGGFGFVALKSKPGAAH; translated from the coding sequence ATGGCCGACCTGCACGACACCGCCAACGCACCTGCCGACGCCGATGCGCAAGCCTATCTGCACGGCCATATGGAAGTGCGCGAACAGGTCTCGACCTATCGCCTGTTCCTGAACCTGGCCAAGTGGGGCAGTCTGGCCATCGCCGTGCTGCTGCTGTTCCTGACCCTGTGGTTCCACCCGGGTGGCAGCTTCATGGCCGCCGTGATCGGCGCGGTCGTTCTGGGCGGCTTCGGCTTCGTGGCGCTGAAGTCCAAGCCCGGCGCCGCGCACTGA
- a CDS encoding helix-turn-helix transcriptional regulator, translating to MRHDKAAMVIDLARRMAASAEGLSLDEIARDMRVGRRTAERMRDAVLMLFPQVDEVSDPPSKRWRIRGGLSAFEQAPTATEMLELSKAATALRAAGEPARATALEGLERKLKAAMRSTTLNRMAPDLEALVRAETIAVQAGPRPSADEAMLTAIRAAVLAQQPLGFTYSRPGAEPRRRSVAPCGVMFGRANYLVAADRETGRIQTFRLDRMSHVAPQEGMAVPPADFDLGVFASQSFGIYQDEIEDVVLRIAPDGAAEARGWRWHPTQSFEDQSDGGVIVRFRASGMRELAWHLFTWGEQVQILAPERLKAVMAGELAAAGRALERASA from the coding sequence TTGAGACACGACAAGGCGGCGATGGTGATCGATCTGGCGCGCCGCATGGCCGCCAGCGCCGAAGGGCTGAGCCTGGACGAGATCGCGCGCGACATGCGCGTCGGCCGCCGCACCGCCGAACGGATGCGCGACGCGGTTCTGATGCTGTTTCCCCAGGTGGACGAGGTCTCGGACCCGCCGTCCAAACGCTGGCGCATCCGGGGCGGTCTGTCGGCCTTCGAACAGGCCCCGACGGCGACCGAAATGCTGGAATTGTCCAAGGCCGCGACCGCTCTGCGCGCCGCCGGCGAACCGGCGCGCGCCACGGCGCTGGAGGGGCTGGAGCGCAAGCTGAAGGCGGCGATGCGTTCGACCACGCTGAATCGGATGGCGCCGGATCTGGAGGCCCTGGTCCGGGCCGAGACCATTGCGGTCCAGGCCGGGCCGCGCCCCTCCGCCGACGAGGCCATGCTGACCGCTATCCGCGCGGCGGTGCTGGCGCAGCAGCCCTTGGGCTTCACCTATTCCCGTCCGGGCGCCGAGCCGCGTCGGCGCAGCGTGGCGCCCTGCGGCGTCATGTTCGGCCGGGCCAACTATCTGGTCGCCGCCGACCGCGAGACGGGCCGCATCCAGACCTTCCGTCTGGACCGGATGAGCCACGTCGCCCCGCAGGAGGGGATGGCCGTCCCGCCCGCCGATTTCGACCTCGGCGTCTTCGCCAGCCAGTCCTTCGGCATCTATCAGGACGAGATAGAGGACGTCGTGCTGCGCATCGCGCCCGACGGCGCGGCCGAGGCCAGGGGCTGGCGCTGGCACCCGACCCAGTCGTTTGAGGACCAGTCGGACGGCGGCGTGATCGTGCGGTTCCGCGCCTCGGGCATGCGCGAGCTGGCCTGGCATCTGTTCACCTGGGGCGAGCAGGTGCAGATCCTGGCGCCGGAGCGGCTAAAGGCCGTGATGGCCGGCGAACTGGCGGCGGCGGGGCGCGCCTTGGAACGGGCCTCAGCCTGA
- a CDS encoding NAD(P) transhydrogenase subunit alpha yields MEHVDPTVFRLAIFVLAIFVGYYVVWSVTPALHTPLMAVTNAISSVIIVGGLIAAAAVSGDATGPSAWIAKGAGVLAVTLASVNIFGGFMVTRRMLAMYKKKERPAAKAASEASS; encoded by the coding sequence ATGGAACATGTCGATCCCACCGTCTTCCGCCTGGCCATCTTCGTGCTGGCCATCTTCGTCGGCTATTACGTCGTCTGGAGCGTGACGCCGGCCCTGCATACGCCGCTGATGGCCGTGACCAACGCCATTTCCAGCGTCATCATCGTCGGCGGCCTGATCGCCGCGGCGGCCGTGTCCGGTGACGCGACCGGCCCCAGCGCCTGGATCGCCAAGGGCGCCGGCGTGCTCGCCGTCACCCTGGCCAGCGTCAACATCTTCGGCGGCTTCATGGTCACGCGGCGGATGCTGGCCATGTACAAGAAGAAGGAAAGGCCCGCTGCCAAGGCCGCTTCCGAGGCGTCTTCGTGA
- a CDS encoding PepSY-associated TM helix domain-containing protein, translated as MASNLDKTTPDDLSGAYRAVWRWHFYSGVFVMPVLMLLALTGGLYLFKDEIDGFLYRDMIRVPAVQTRAARDAWVASAAQAAGGGRVANLVMPGRDDQAIRLRVDLPDGVQKTVFVDPHTGRATGVIPAGGFMELVKKTHSLTLLGRPFNILVEIVAGWTIILFATGLYLWWPRGRGVATFAPQTTDSRRRPFWRDLHALTGFYVGGVVLFLAVTGMPWSAVWGDKVMGVVKETGLGRPPAPVAGAWQRAQHHDAPVGAGWTMEGMVMTHDHAGHGGLAQVLRVADQVSLALPYAVNIPKADDTAYTLTTQATRVQDSRSLYVDAASGRLLGDIGYDQFGAGAKAIEFGIYTHQGTQFGQVNRIVMLMGCIGVWLLAISGLVMWWTRRPPNLSRRRLGAPPAPPGPRARAAVLGIVLPLAILYPLTGLSLIAAVLLDRALRPMIRRRSAAS; from the coding sequence ATGGCGAGCAATCTCGACAAGACGACGCCGGACGACCTGTCCGGCGCCTATCGGGCGGTCTGGCGCTGGCACTTCTATTCCGGCGTCTTCGTCATGCCGGTGCTGATGCTGCTGGCCCTCACGGGGGGTCTCTATCTGTTCAAGGACGAGATCGACGGTTTTCTGTACCGCGACATGATCCGCGTGCCGGCCGTTCAAACTCGGGCGGCGCGGGATGCGTGGGTGGCTTCGGCCGCCCAGGCCGCAGGCGGCGGGCGGGTCGCCAATCTGGTCATGCCTGGACGCGACGATCAGGCGATCCGGCTGCGGGTCGATCTGCCCGATGGAGTGCAGAAGACGGTCTTCGTCGATCCGCACACCGGAAGGGCCACCGGCGTCATTCCGGCCGGCGGGTTCATGGAGCTGGTCAAGAAGACGCACAGCCTGACCCTGCTGGGGCGGCCGTTCAACATCCTGGTCGAGATCGTCGCCGGCTGGACGATCATCCTGTTCGCCACGGGGCTTTATCTGTGGTGGCCGCGCGGGCGGGGCGTGGCGACCTTCGCGCCGCAGACGACCGACAGTCGCCGCCGTCCGTTCTGGCGCGACCTGCATGCGCTGACGGGTTTCTATGTCGGCGGGGTGGTGCTGTTTCTGGCCGTGACCGGCATGCCGTGGTCGGCGGTCTGGGGCGACAAGGTCATGGGGGTGGTCAAGGAGACGGGGCTGGGGCGGCCGCCCGCCCCCGTCGCCGGCGCCTGGCAAAGGGCGCAGCACCACGATGCGCCGGTCGGGGCCGGCTGGACCATGGAGGGCATGGTGATGACCCACGACCACGCCGGCCATGGCGGCCTGGCGCAGGTTCTGCGGGTCGCGGATCAGGTCAGCCTGGCGCTGCCCTATGCGGTGAACATCCCCAAGGCTGACGACACCGCCTATACGCTGACGACCCAGGCGACACGGGTTCAGGACAGCCGATCGCTCTATGTCGATGCGGCCTCCGGGCGGCTGCTGGGCGACATCGGCTATGACCAGTTCGGCGCCGGCGCCAAGGCCATCGAGTTCGGCATCTATACGCACCAGGGCACGCAGTTCGGACAGGTGAACCGCATCGTCATGCTGATGGGCTGCATCGGCGTGTGGCTACTGGCGATCAGCGGCCTGGTCATGTGGTGGACGCGCCGCCCGCCCAATCTGTCGCGCCGACGCCTGGGCGCGCCGCCCGCCCCGCCGGGACCGCGTGCGCGCGCCGCTGTCCTCGGCATCGTCCTGCCCCTCGCCATCCTCTATCCCCTGACGGGACTGAGCCTGATCGCGGCCGTATTGCTCGACCGAGCTCTGCGTCCGATGATCCGGCGTCGTTCCGCCGCCTCGTGA